AGCCCTCGCTCATCACCCTGCTGGCGCTTGTCCGCGTGTGCACGGGGCTGGGCGCGCTGAGCTCGGTCAGGGAGGTGCACGGCTTCGCGGTGCGGCACGGCATGTTTGTGAGCTGCCATCTCGGCAGCTCCCTCGTCGAGGCGTATGGGCGGTGTGGCTCTTTGGTCGGCGCGCAGAGGGTTTTTGAACTGgcggaggagcgcgacgtggttGTCTGGAGCTCCATGGTGTCGGCGTACGCGTTCCATGGCCATGGAGACGTTGCGGTGTCGCTTTTCAGGCGTATGGAGCTGGAGAAGGTCCGGCCTGATGGCATCATGTTCCTCGGCGTGTTGAAGGCCTGCGGCCATGCTGGTCGCGCAGATGACGCCTTGAAGTATTTCGATGTGTTAACCAAGACATATGGAGTGGAAGCATGCGGAGATCATTATTCGTGCTTGGTTGATGTCTTGGGACGGGCAGGGAGGTTGCATCAGGCCTATGATGTTATACGGACGATGCCGGTTAGAGTTACCGCAAAGGCCTGGGGTGCTCTCCTTGCTGCTTGCAGGAAGTATGGGGAGGTGGGGCTGGCAGAAGTTGCAGCGAGAGCGTTGTTTGAGATTGAACCAGAGAATGCAGGGAACTTTATTTCGCTTGCAAATATCTATTCGGGCTTGGGTATGCATGAGGAGGCAGAGCGGGTGAGAAGGGACATGGAGCAACAAGGCTTGCAGAGCTCACCTGGAAGCAGTTGGACGATACACCGCAAGTCAAGGTATCAGTGACTTGACCATGTCCAATAAATTCGTTTTTCCGCCACTTCCTTGTCTGTACCAGCCAAGCTTCTATGTTTGTTTTTTTACAGTTTTGGTCTTAGTCAAATCATGAATGGACTGACTTATTTGTTTGCTGCAGTGAACTTGTCTGAAGAAGGAGGCTCACATCTGGGAAATTTCATCACTCAGAACAAAATTTATTCGGATACACAATTTCTGTGTCCATGAAAATGTAAGCGGGATATGCCAATATCTCCTTTTTGGCCACTACCTTTAGTTAATAGCAGCTGGAAAATATTTAATTGTACCAGAGCCCTAACCCTACATCTATCAGAATGTGCTGCATTTGAACCTGAACTGATTTTTAAATGCAGCAGAAACTTTTCTGTGGCTTAATGCTTAGCTGTAAATCCTGCATAAGCATCAAATTTTCTGCTGGGCATGCTGGAAAGAAGCCTTAGAAGCCATGTCATTATCAAAGTTCAATCCTAGCACTGATCTTATTACCATCTTATTTACACATTTTGTACTTCAGTTCTATGTCTCAATCTGACACTGCATGAATTTATATTCTTGAAATATAATCATAAAACTTTGTGCTATCAGTAAAAAAAAACTTTTATCGATGTTAAACAGCACAGTTTCCTTCTCGCCAAAAAGCATTTCCATCAACATACATTGAAATTCCAGTCAAAGGACTATAGAGGAAAcagaactactccctccgttccaaattactcgtcgtggttttagttcaaatttgaattaaaaccacgacgagtaatttggaacggagggagtatatatatacCGTTTCTTATTCTTACAAGTATATCAGCAAAGCAGTAGGTATTTGCAACTGTCTAATGCCACTCTGCTCTAAATTGCTATGCACATTGCTGTCCACAATCCACATTGCTGTCAGTGGATATTAACTTTACTGAGGTTAATTGCATCTGTGCACTGAACTCACTGTGATTCTTTATCTGAAGCTAAACTAATATATCTTATGTCAGTTTCTACGGACCGAGGAACTATCTTTAGCTTTCCAACGAGACTTCTACTAGCCTTTTGCTGTTAGTGCATATGATGCTAACGTTGGTGCTACTTTACCAAAGGCACATCTTACTAGAAAACTGTTATAAAGAATGCTAGTCAAATAGGTGCAGCGGGCAAGATCCCTGATATCTTTCCTTTACCTTTCAACCACATCTAGTATTCAAAATAGATCATTGTAGGGATATACATAATACATCCACATTGTACTTCTCGTTTGATCAGTCAGTTCAGTTTGTGGTTTGAAGATAGCAAGTCATAATAGTGCCATGGACCCTAGTACTATTTAGCTTAAGCTAGCTTTGTGCTGATGCCAAATAATAAAATTGAAATGTTCATCTGCAGAAGGGATATTGTAATTTCTAAAGGGAGGTTTTACCTTAATTGTCAACGTCTTATGTATTTGGTGTCAATCAGTTCACTGCACTTGCTGTTCCACATATTGGCGGCAGCATGGAAGTTTAACACAGAAACCTATTCTTTTTCTCTTACATATTCAAACTATGCTAGCTGTTACAAGCATGAAATGAAATTAGAAAAAAATAACAACTATAATACCACATTTTTACTTTAAATATGAAATAATATCTACAAttttaaatatcttatggaaaatgtACGACCCAATTTGTCTTTTGGCATTTGGAATCCAGCTAAAGGCTACCAGATAATATATCCAGTACGCGCTTTCCTGAAACATGATTTGTAGTGCATGATACCTTCCCTATGTTCTGTAGTAGCCTGGAAAGACACTTACCTAACATTCTACCTGATAGGTCCCTCTCAAATAGCTATGTTGTAGCTGGCCAAGCAGGCATCACTATTGTTAGTGATGCATGCTAGGTCCCGTTACAGATGGCTTATTGGCTGATGTGTAAGTGATTCTGTCAACCTAATTTCTCCAACACATGTTGTTTGCGTTCTGCACTAGCTAGCTTGCAATTGTAACGCTTTCTAAGGATATTTAGCTTCAACACATGCAATTCTTTCGTTTTTTCTTCATAAATTGACCTGTAATCTGTCAAATCATACATGCGTTGTGATGGCACTACCCACAACCAGTTTTAACCACTGGACAGTACTCCCTCTCATTGCAGTATGTTTGTTTTGACCAGTAAACTTGCCCCTTTTCATCAGTATTTCTGTACCAATCTCCTTGATCCGCTTCTACAAATATCTGGAGTGCGTGTGTTTGCTGACTCTATACCAGTCCATGAACTATTGAAGGAATAACATTCACTGCAGGAAGGGAGCACACTGACATTGAATGAAAATTTGGCCGACAGGAGGAAGTGCGGCCATAAGAGGGTATCCATTGTTACTTTTGCAGGTGGGAGCCTCCAAGTGGAGAACAGTTAAATGAGAGAGCTCATGCAACTCATCTTTCGTCATCAGTTGAGGCTAGGTAGGAAACATATATATCACCGGACATTGGCTGCTTAAGATAATACAAACGTTCTTGATACATCTTCCTGGTTAGGAAATGATACCATCGAGAGCAAATTACTTCGTGCTGATCTATTTGTTAGGTAAGATAAGATTACTTCTCTTTTGCTTCCTCCACTCCGTTTCTTTGATAGAGTTTTGAAATTACTGAACGCTTTGAAAAGCATGACTCATGGCAGTCCTCGAAGATAGAAAAGCTGGCTGATGGCACCTCATTGACTAATTGACTAGTGGTACATAGTAGCCTTCAGCGGTTCAACTAATTTGCCTTATTTGGGCGTAGCTTCCAGGCTTGGCAAGGCTATATAGCTAGCAGTCACAATATTTTTTATAGTAGCATCCACATTTTGTTGAAAATAACTTTGCATCTGTACCGTCCGTACAAATTTGTGGATTTCGTCAAGGATACTCAAGCTATATTGGCACTTTATCTTTGGAAAAGCATATTACTTTTCAAAAGGCAAATGATGATGCACACTGAGATAAAGTGCTGCATGTTCATCCCACCTGTTGCATGTCCACTGTTAATATGACCTA
Above is a genomic segment from Triticum urartu cultivar G1812 unplaced genomic scaffold, Tu2.1 TuUngrouped_contig_4232, whole genome shotgun sequence containing:
- the LOC125527530 gene encoding putative pentatricopeptide repeat-containing protein At1g03510, encoding SLITLLALVRVCTGLGALSSVREVHGFAVRHGMFVSCHLGSSLVEAYGRCGSLVGAQRVFELAEERDVVVWSSMVSAYAFHGHGDVAVSLFRRMELEKVRPDGIMFLGVLKACGHAGRADDALKYFDVLTKTYGVEACGDHYSCLVDVLGRAGRLHQAYDVIRTMPVRVTAKAWGALLAACRKYGEVGLAEVAARALFEIEPENAGNFISLANIYSGLGMHEEAERVRRDMEQQGLQSSPGSSWTIHRKSSELV